Proteins encoded together in one Chloroflexota bacterium window:
- a CDS encoding DEAD/DEAH box helicase: MTPPEFLAALRAERGYRQQLVHVEQIPPREARYGRLARPLHPTLAGALKTLGIDHLFTHQSEAISHALAGEDLIVATGTASGKTLCFNAPVLDAVARDRGARALYLYPTKALAQDQLRTLGEFQSAWSSRPRFGFGAYDGDTPAAQRTALRQSAQIVLTNPDMLSIGILPNHRLWQMFFRGLRYVVVDEAHAYRGVFGSQVACVLRRLLRICSHYDNRPQFVLCSATIANPVEHARNLTGRAMRVVDDDGSPRSARWFAIWNPPVADSRLNIRRGTTGEAAGLFAALARTGLRSIVFANSRRSAERILAEAREQLKLTAPGLAGKIRAYRAGYLPEARREIERGLFDGDLLGVTATNALELGIDVGDLDATVLAGYPGTAASLWQQAGRAGRGTGDALTVLIAGDDPLNQYFARNPAALFARPVEHALTDPDNPYILEKHLPAAAQEVPLSSADEGLFGPGFVDAMVRLENTGTLEYHNERWQYHGSRYPAQEINLRSASHKMVKLVLENDPKRVVEEIDAQSALHRAHTGAIYLHQADAYLVTRLDTQAGIAIVRPVAAAYYTEPRTVSQTYIVRSHASRPIASTRAYFGTVRVSEHLIGYRRRQQFRETTLVDVDLDYPPQTYETRAIWWDIPAAAATALQAASRNLHGSLHAVEHLCTSLLPLFAMCDRHDIAGVTALTHPDTGKPQVFLYDTVPGGIGISESGFALLEKLWQAALDTVTRCACRDGCPACIQSPDCGSGNDPLDKAGARLLLTHLLRARPGGETKAA, translated from the coding sequence ATGACGCCGCCAGAGTTTCTCGCCGCGCTGCGCGCCGAGCGCGGCTATCGGCAGCAACTGGTGCACGTCGAGCAGATTCCGCCGCGCGAGGCGCGTTATGGGCGGCTGGCCCGCCCGTTGCACCCCACGCTGGCCGGTGCGTTGAAAACGCTTGGCATCGATCACCTCTTCACGCACCAATCCGAGGCGATCAGCCACGCACTGGCCGGCGAGGACCTCATCGTCGCCACCGGCACCGCCAGCGGCAAGACGCTCTGCTTCAACGCGCCGGTGCTCGACGCCGTGGCGCGCGATCGCGGTGCGCGCGCCCTCTACCTGTACCCGACGAAGGCACTGGCGCAAGACCAACTTCGGACGCTGGGCGAGTTCCAGTCCGCGTGGTCTTCGCGCCCGCGCTTCGGCTTCGGCGCATACGACGGCGACACACCGGCTGCGCAGCGCACCGCCCTCCGCCAGTCGGCGCAGATCGTGCTGACGAATCCCGACATGCTGTCGATAGGCATCCTGCCGAACCACCGCCTGTGGCAGATGTTCTTCCGGGGCTTACGCTACGTGGTCGTCGACGAGGCGCACGCTTACCGCGGCGTGTTCGGATCGCAGGTCGCCTGCGTCCTGCGCCGGTTGCTGCGGATATGTTCGCACTACGATAATCGCCCGCAGTTCGTGCTCTGCTCGGCGACCATCGCCAATCCGGTCGAGCATGCGCGCAATCTGACCGGCCGCGCGATGCGCGTCGTGGACGACGACGGTTCGCCGCGCAGCGCGCGCTGGTTCGCCATCTGGAATCCGCCGGTGGCCGACAGCCGGTTGAATATCCGTCGCGGCACCACGGGCGAGGCCGCCGGCCTGTTCGCCGCGCTCGCCCGCACGGGGCTGCGCAGCATTGTGTTCGCCAACTCGCGTCGAAGCGCCGAGCGCATCCTGGCCGAGGCGCGCGAGCAACTGAAGCTCACGGCGCCCGGGCTGGCCGGCAAGATACGCGCTTATCGCGCCGGGTACCTGCCGGAAGCGCGCCGCGAGATCGAGCGCGGGCTGTTCGACGGCGACCTGCTCGGCGTGACCGCCACCAACGCGCTTGAACTCGGCATCGACGTCGGCGATCTCGACGCGACGGTGCTGGCCGGTTACCCCGGAACCGCGGCCAGCCTCTGGCAGCAGGCCGGCCGCGCCGGGCGCGGGACCGGCGACGCGCTGACGGTCTTGATCGCGGGCGACGACCCGCTCAACCAGTACTTCGCGCGCAATCCCGCCGCGCTGTTTGCGCGCCCGGTCGAGCACGCGCTGACTGATCCCGACAATCCGTATATCCTGGAAAAGCATTTGCCGGCTGCCGCCCAGGAAGTCCCACTCTCCAGCGCCGACGAGGGCCTCTTCGGCCCCGGCTTCGTCGATGCCATGGTGCGCCTGGAGAATACGGGTACGCTGGAATACCACAACGAGCGTTGGCAGTACCACGGCAGTCGTTATCCGGCGCAGGAGATCAACCTGCGCTCCGCATCGCACAAGATGGTCAAGCTCGTGCTGGAAAACGACCCGAAGCGCGTGGTCGAAGAGATTGACGCGCAATCCGCGTTGCACCGCGCACACACTGGCGCCATCTACCTGCACCAGGCAGACGCCTATCTGGTCACCCGCCTCGATACTCAGGCCGGGATTGCGATCGTACGCCCGGTCGCAGCGGCCTACTACACCGAGCCGCGCACCGTCAGCCAGACCTATATCGTGCGCTCGCACGCGTCGCGACCGATTGCGTCGACGCGCGCATACTTCGGGACCGTGCGCGTCAGCGAGCATCTGATCGGCTATCGACGCCGTCAGCAGTTCCGGGAAACGACATTGGTCGACGTCGATCTGGATTACCCGCCACAGACCTATGAGACGCGCGCGATTTGGTGGGATATCCCGGCCGCCGCCGCAACAGCACTCCAGGCGGCCAGCCGCAATCTGCACGGCAGCCTGCACGCGGTCGAACACCTGTGCACCAGCCTGCTGCCGCTGTTCGCCATGTGCGACCGACACGATATCGCCGGTGTGACCGCGCTGACGCACCCGGATACCGGCAAACCGCAGGTCTTCCTGTACGACACGGTGCCGGGCGGTATCGGCATCAGCGAGAGCGGCTTCGCCCTGCTGGAAAAACTGTGGCAGGCCGCGCTCGACACCGTGACCCGCTGCGCGTGCCGCGACGGCTGCCCGGCCTGCATCCAGTCGCCCGACTGCGGCAGCGGAAACGACCCGCTCGACAAGGCCGGTGCGCGGCTGCTGCTAACGCACCTGCTCCGCGCGCGACCGGGCGGCGAGACAAAGGCCGCATAA
- a CDS encoding AMP-binding protein yields the protein MTTAPGGQEFAFGGEIVWRPTAEQSERSQLYQFMRAHGIATFDELLRRSTADIAWFWDAVLKQLQIEFYRPYTQVVDLSRGPEWARWCVDGLLNVVHNAVDKRQVPPDAERHAIRWEGEEGATRTVTYGELYAQVNRAANALRALGIGKGDAVGLYMPLVPEIVVAYLAIAKIGGIVLPLFSGFGAGAIASRLNDAGAKAIFSADGMFRRGKVVPMKPVADEALAQCPTVQHCIVLKRAGNAVAWQAGRDHDFTALLAAQSAEAATERTAAEDPFMIIYTSGTTGRPKGALHTHVGFPTKCTQDMVHGLDLRRDDVFYWMTDMGWMMGPLLVLSSLLTGATMFLYDGAPDHPGPDRIWSLVERHGITLLGVSPTFVRGIMRHGAAPARQHSLSSLRAFASTGEPWNPTPWLWLFNEIGEGRVPIMNYSGGTEISGGILISNWLTPIKPCSFGGPLPGIAADVVGPDGKSLRGEVGELVIRQPWIGMTRGFWRDPERYLQTYWSRWPGTWVHGDWAAIDDDGLWYILGRSDDVIKVAGKRLGPAEVESALVRNPAVAESAAIGVPDEVKGEAVVCFAMLKPGATPSETLKSALRDEVAAELGKPMAPKEILFVNDLPRTRNAKIMRRVIRAVYLGRDPGDVSSLENPSAVDEIRRVATTPPGKDNS from the coding sequence ATGACGACAGCACCGGGCGGACAGGAATTTGCATTTGGCGGCGAGATTGTTTGGCGGCCCACCGCCGAGCAGAGCGAGCGGTCGCAGCTTTATCAGTTCATGCGCGCGCACGGCATCGCGACGTTCGACGAACTGTTGCGGCGCTCCACCGCAGATATTGCGTGGTTCTGGGACGCCGTACTGAAACAACTGCAGATCGAGTTCTACCGGCCGTACACGCAGGTCGTCGACCTGTCGCGCGGGCCGGAATGGGCGCGCTGGTGCGTTGATGGCCTGCTCAATGTCGTGCACAATGCTGTGGACAAGCGCCAGGTCCCACCCGACGCCGAGCGGCACGCGATACGCTGGGAAGGCGAAGAAGGCGCCACGCGCACCGTCACCTATGGTGAACTGTACGCGCAGGTCAATCGCGCGGCCAACGCCCTGCGCGCGCTCGGCATCGGCAAGGGCGACGCCGTCGGGCTGTACATGCCGTTGGTGCCGGAGATCGTCGTCGCCTACCTCGCCATCGCCAAGATTGGCGGCATCGTGCTGCCGCTCTTCTCCGGTTTCGGCGCGGGCGCGATCGCGTCGCGGCTGAACGACGCGGGCGCCAAAGCGATATTTTCTGCTGACGGCATGTTCCGCCGCGGCAAGGTCGTGCCGATGAAGCCGGTGGCCGACGAGGCGCTGGCCCAATGCCCGACCGTACAGCACTGCATTGTGCTGAAACGCGCCGGCAACGCCGTGGCCTGGCAAGCGGGCCGCGATCACGACTTCACCGCGCTGCTGGCCGCGCAGAGCGCCGAGGCGGCCACCGAGCGCACCGCCGCCGAAGACCCGTTCATGATCATCTACACCTCGGGCACGACCGGCCGGCCCAAGGGCGCTCTGCACACCCACGTCGGCTTCCCTACCAAGTGCACGCAGGACATGGTGCACGGGCTCGACCTGCGCCGCGATGACGTGTTCTACTGGATGACCGACATGGGCTGGATGATGGGCCCGCTGCTCGTGCTATCGTCCCTGCTGACCGGCGCGACCATGTTCCTCTACGACGGCGCACCCGATCATCCCGGGCCGGACCGCATCTGGTCGCTGGTCGAGCGGCACGGCATTACGCTGCTGGGCGTCTCGCCGACGTTCGTGCGCGGTATCATGCGCCATGGCGCCGCGCCCGCCCGGCAGCACTCACTGTCCAGCCTGCGCGCCTTCGCCTCGACCGGCGAGCCGTGGAATCCGACGCCCTGGCTCTGGCTGTTCAACGAGATCGGCGAGGGCCGCGTGCCGATCATGAACTACTCCGGCGGCACGGAGATCTCCGGCGGCATCCTGATTAGCAACTGGCTCACACCGATCAAGCCGTGCTCATTCGGCGGCCCGCTGCCCGGCATCGCCGCCGATGTCGTCGGCCCGGACGGCAAATCGTTACGCGGCGAGGTCGGCGAACTGGTCATCCGCCAACCGTGGATCGGCATGACGCGCGGTTTCTGGCGCGACCCCGAGCGCTACCTACAAACGTACTGGTCGCGCTGGCCGGGCACATGGGTGCATGGCGACTGGGCCGCGATTGACGATGACGGCCTGTGGTACATCCTGGGCCGCTCCGACGACGTGATCAAGGTCGCAGGCAAACGGCTCGGGCCCGCCGAAGTCGAATCCGCCCTCGTGCGCAATCCGGCCGTCGCGGAGTCGGCCGCGATCGGCGTGCCCGACGAGGTCAAGGGCGAGGCCGTGGTCTGCTTCGCCATGCTAAAGCCGGGCGCCACACCGAGCGAAACGTTGAAGTCCGCGCTGCGCGACGAAGTCGCTGCCGAGCTCGGCAAGCCGATGGCGCCGAAGGAGATCTTGTTCGTCAACGATCTGCCGCGCACGCGCAACGCCAAAATCATGCGGCGCGTCATTCGCGCCGTGTACCTCGGCCGCGATCCGGGCGATGTGTCATCCCTTGAGAATCCATCGGCGGTCGACGAGATCCGCCGCGTCGCAACCACACCACCAGGCAAGGACAACTCATGA
- a CDS encoding M20 family metallopeptidase, translated as MIDSVCLAQSSTLEEAADLTAHLASFRSYPGQEGNVQRAVHRWLVDNGLPAEFMPTADTDNDRPNVVARIENGVGPTLLFNGHVDTVLAAQGWSCDPWLGRRDGNRFYGLGAVGMKSGVAATMLAVRALAQRKDLWRGTVIFTSVVDEEAYSIGAKALVRAGYKADACIVAEPSFDRICVGGVGKVLVRGDVIGRASHGSQPELGINSAIEGAKLLARLDSMQLGQHPRMRSSQSVLSYMSGSDQYVITVPEKARFTINRHIVPGETDESVLAEMDALAELLGSPARFQFSIDPPYYPPWETPTDHPMVQLLTAVYRDETGRTPGYRYSTGVADANYFSADLGIPTVYFGPLGDGLHQKDEWVDLETVAACVRIYLRFALEFMR; from the coding sequence ATGATCGACTCTGTATGTCTGGCCCAATCGTCCACCCTTGAGGAGGCTGCCGACTTGACGGCGCACCTCGCATCGTTTCGCTCATACCCCGGCCAGGAGGGCAATGTCCAGCGCGCCGTCCATCGCTGGCTGGTCGACAACGGCCTGCCCGCCGAGTTCATGCCAACCGCCGACACCGACAACGACCGGCCCAACGTCGTCGCGCGCATCGAGAACGGCGTTGGGCCGACCCTGCTGTTCAACGGCCACGTCGACACCGTGCTGGCTGCGCAAGGTTGGTCGTGCGACCCGTGGCTCGGCCGGCGCGACGGCAACCGCTTCTACGGGCTTGGCGCCGTAGGCATGAAGTCGGGCGTGGCCGCAACAATGCTGGCCGTGCGCGCGCTCGCGCAGCGCAAAGACCTCTGGCGGGGAACGGTCATCTTCACGTCGGTCGTCGACGAGGAGGCGTACTCGATCGGCGCAAAAGCGCTGGTGCGGGCCGGCTATAAGGCCGACGCCTGCATCGTCGCCGAGCCGTCGTTTGACCGCATCTGCGTCGGCGGTGTCGGCAAGGTGCTGGTGCGCGGCGACGTGATCGGCAGGGCCTCGCACGGCTCGCAGCCCGAGCTCGGCATTAACTCCGCGATTGAGGGCGCGAAGCTGCTGGCACGGCTCGACAGCATGCAACTCGGCCAGCATCCGCGCATGCGCTCATCGCAGTCGGTGCTTTCGTATATGAGCGGCAGCGATCAGTACGTCATCACCGTTCCCGAGAAGGCGCGCTTCACGATCAACCGCCATATCGTGCCGGGCGAGACGGACGAGAGCGTGCTGGCCGAGATGGACGCGCTCGCCGAGTTGCTGGGCTCGCCGGCGCGCTTCCAGTTCAGCATCGACCCACCGTACTACCCGCCATGGGAGACGCCAACCGATCACCCGATGGTGCAGCTGCTGACAGCGGTCTACCGCGACGAGACGGGCCGCACGCCGGGCTACCGCTACTCAACCGGCGTCGCCGACGCCAACTACTTCTCGGCCGATCTCGGCATACCGACCGTCTATTTCGGACCGCTCGGCGACGGCCTGCACCAGAAGGACGAGTGGGTCGATCTGGAAACCGTCGCCGCCTGCGTGCGCATCTACCTGCGCTTCGCGCTTGAGTTCATGCGTTGA
- a CDS encoding ATP-binding protein, producing the protein MKNNPSHAHLSAEYRRIDLLIQRQVRRLQIAGYDPAETFRGLFVTDEKAEQLAARSFAANWSHSVQLPEGEDHAFEQSLAEATNDIESHLLQADTDGRVLRLVHLAEVLGLDRFDLDTLLIAMAPAFDTRYERLYGFLQDDVTRRRAGVSLVLDATCGPDDDRLAYLARFTDDHPLFRHKVLTRVVEPPATTAPMLGQSLVPDESVVGWVLGHYHPGPALGALAEVQWCEHAPLDELLADDTLPLINAALAEQTVIAFSGPDRARQDASARLFAVGRGQPLLRVDLAGAGETPVLDLVRTTLRDAALLAAVPVFIGWDSTFSDGHPRADILNELARFPAAVILCSHAAWQARGVERDRHWIWLDFPLPDYPHRRALWTHTLDHIAPGAGLDTAGLAGQFNLTAGQIRDAVMSAHDIATQRRSPLTMDDLFASARMHSSPGLTGQARKIRPRFTWSDIVLPDEQSAVLREIIATVRGRPQVLGEWGLGRKLTASEGVAVLFAGPPGTGKTMAAEVIASELGLDLYKIELSSLVSKYIGETEKNLERIFIEAETSNAILFFDEADAIFGKRSEVKDAHDRYANIEISYLLQRMEGYDGVTILATNLRANLDEAFTRRLQFAIDFPFPDDAYRLRIWQTLFPSSVPRSADVDFEVLARRFRLSGGSIRNIIVSAAFLASGAGGVVTMDHLLHGTRRELQKMGRLLREGDLQTSQT; encoded by the coding sequence ATGAAAAACAACCCTAGCCACGCGCATCTGAGCGCAGAGTACCGGCGCATCGACCTCCTGATTCAAAGACAAGTGCGGCGCCTGCAGATAGCGGGATACGACCCGGCCGAAACCTTTCGCGGCCTGTTCGTGACGGACGAAAAGGCGGAGCAGTTGGCCGCGCGATCGTTCGCCGCCAACTGGTCTCACTCGGTACAACTGCCCGAGGGCGAAGACCATGCATTTGAGCAATCGCTGGCGGAGGCGACCAACGACATCGAATCGCACCTGCTGCAAGCCGATACGGACGGGCGCGTGCTGCGTCTCGTCCATCTGGCCGAAGTGCTGGGGCTGGACCGCTTCGATCTGGACACACTGCTCATCGCGATGGCGCCGGCGTTTGACACACGCTACGAGCGGCTATACGGCTTCCTGCAGGATGACGTGACACGCCGTCGCGCCGGCGTATCGCTGGTGCTCGACGCGACCTGCGGTCCCGACGATGACCGCCTGGCGTATCTGGCACGGTTCACCGACGACCACCCGCTGTTCCGGCACAAGGTACTGACCCGTGTCGTCGAACCGCCCGCCACCACAGCGCCCATGCTGGGACAGAGCCTCGTACCCGACGAATCCGTGGTCGGTTGGGTGCTGGGCCACTACCACCCCGGCCCTGCGCTCGGAGCGCTCGCCGAGGTGCAGTGGTGCGAGCATGCACCACTTGACGAACTGCTGGCTGACGACACGCTGCCGCTGATCAACGCCGCGCTCGCCGAGCAAACCGTGATCGCATTCAGCGGCCCCGACCGCGCGCGACAGGACGCCAGCGCGCGCCTGTTCGCCGTCGGGCGTGGCCAGCCGCTGCTGCGGGTCGATCTGGCCGGTGCGGGCGAAACGCCGGTGCTTGACCTGGTCCGCACGACGCTGCGCGATGCGGCGCTGCTCGCCGCTGTGCCCGTCTTCATCGGCTGGGACAGCACGTTTAGTGACGGGCACCCGCGCGCCGATATCCTCAATGAACTCGCCCGGTTCCCGGCCGCCGTTATCCTGTGCAGCCACGCCGCATGGCAGGCACGCGGCGTCGAGCGCGACCGGCACTGGATCTGGCTCGACTTCCCGCTGCCCGATTACCCGCACCGGCGCGCGCTCTGGACGCATACGCTTGACCATATCGCGCCCGGCGCCGGACTCGACACGGCGGGGCTGGCCGGGCAGTTCAACCTGACTGCCGGGCAGATCCGCGATGCAGTCATGTCGGCGCACGATATCGCCACCCAGCGGAGGTCGCCGCTCACGATGGACGACCTGTTCGCGTCGGCGCGCATGCACTCCAGCCCCGGACTGACCGGCCAGGCGCGCAAGATTCGCCCGCGCTTCACGTGGAGCGATATTGTGCTGCCCGATGAGCAGTCTGCCGTCCTGCGCGAGATCATCGCCACCGTGCGCGGGCGGCCGCAGGTGCTCGGCGAATGGGGGCTGGGCCGCAAGCTGACCGCGAGCGAGGGTGTCGCGGTGCTGTTTGCGGGGCCGCCCGGCACTGGAAAGACGATGGCCGCCGAGGTCATCGCCTCGGAACTGGGACTCGATCTGTACAAGATCGAGCTGTCGTCGCTTGTCAGCAAGTACATTGGCGAAACCGAAAAGAACCTGGAACGCATCTTCATAGAAGCCGAAACCAGCAACGCGATTCTCTTCTTCGACGAGGCCGACGCCATTTTCGGCAAACGCTCGGAAGTCAAAGATGCACACGACCGCTATGCGAATATCGAAATCAGTTACCTGCTGCAGCGCATGGAGGGTTACGACGGGGTCACCATTCTGGCGACCAACTTGCGCGCCAACCTCGATGAAGCATTTACGCGCCGCCTGCAGTTCGCCATCGACTTTCCGTTCCCGGACGACGCGTACCGCCTGCGCATCTGGCAGACATTGTTCCCCAGCTCCGTGCCGCGCAGCGCGGATGTCGACTTTGAGGTGTTGGCGCGCCGGTTCCGGTTGTCCGGCGGCAGCATTCGCAACATCATCGTCAGCGCGGCGTTTCTCGCGTCCGGCGCCGGTGGGGTTGTCACGATGGACCACCTGCTGCACGGTACGCGCCGCGAACTGCAAAAGATGGGACGCCTGTTGCGCGAGGGCGATTTGCAGACCAGCCAAACGTGA
- a CDS encoding DUF4255 domain-containing protein translates to MFDDLDEVLRQLLVRELPIKNGDVDIAFNKPNREWSGRLSRPTLNMYLYDLRENIKLRQHSMGASTISRTDALVTQRRNPLRVDLRYLITAWATEPEDEHRLLARVLLALFRSPELAVGSLPEAFRDQPAPITLQAAQMEDMQNPADFWGSMDNEWKPGIACVVTMALNPYQAFTGPLVSTAEIRLGQSRAPHTRTLDGAPEIIIGIGGMLRSAEPLRNPRLRILERALNAAVQDDGRFVIFGLDDGDYTLELTADGRPPSRHRISVPAKSYEIQL, encoded by the coding sequence ATGTTTGACGATCTCGACGAAGTCTTGCGACAATTGCTGGTCCGCGAACTGCCGATCAAGAATGGCGACGTGGACATCGCATTCAACAAGCCCAACCGCGAGTGGTCGGGTCGCTTGAGCCGCCCCACGCTCAACATGTACCTGTACGATCTGCGCGAGAACATCAAATTGCGCCAGCACTCGATGGGCGCATCGACCATTTCGCGAACCGACGCACTGGTCACCCAGCGCCGCAATCCCCTGCGCGTCGACCTGCGCTACCTAATCACCGCCTGGGCCACCGAACCGGAAGACGAGCACCGCCTGCTGGCGCGCGTGCTGCTCGCGCTGTTCCGCAGCCCCGAACTGGCGGTGGGGTCGCTACCCGAGGCATTCCGCGACCAGCCGGCGCCGATCACACTGCAGGCCGCGCAAATGGAAGACATGCAGAACCCGGCCGACTTCTGGGGCTCGATGGACAACGAGTGGAAGCCGGGCATCGCATGCGTTGTGACCATGGCGCTGAATCCGTACCAGGCATTCACCGGCCCGCTGGTATCCACGGCGGAGATCCGCCTCGGTCAGAGCCGTGCACCGCACACGCGCACGCTCGACGGCGCGCCCGAAATCATCATCGGCATCGGCGGCATGTTGCGCAGCGCCGAGCCGCTGCGCAACCCGCGCCTGCGCATCCTCGAGCGCGCGCTCAACGCCGCCGTGCAGGACGACGGCCGCTTCGTCATCTTCGGGCTGGACGATGGTGACTACACGCTTGAACTGACGGCCGACGGTCGTCCGCCCAGCCGGCACCGCATCAGCGTGCCCGCCAAATCGTATGAAATCCAACTCTAA
- a CDS encoding phage tail sheath family protein, whose amino-acid sequence MPEYLSPGVYMEEVDRGPKPIEGVGTAMACFVGFTEKAQLSERVSGDLVTRDLLNRPQLVTNWSQYAERFGGFVDGAYTPHAVYGYFLNGGSRCYVVSVRTIPRAQAALLGSDGKPQLLVRAKTAGFGGAKLRVSVTGATQVAAPAADKKPAAAKGKEGDGPDTPPAPAAPAAGGGGFTLTVERERSGGGWRAEETLKDIALGEVTREDGSKGIAVMYKDNRGSSLVDVIVPDNATAVASLYPREQSQTLSIEANLLPAPALSEFQGNVEERTGIEGLEELDDVTMVCVPDLMTSMPGQKLDLNMVKGVQTAMIAHCERMHDRVAIIDPPPGMSPQAIKKWRMDTAGYDSSYATLYYPWVEIMDPLTSQPRQIPPSGHMAGIWARSDNTRGVHKAPANEVVRGATGLAYNMTKGEQDTLNPNGVNCIRAFPGMGIRVWGARTLASNPSWRYLNVRRLFNFVEKSIERGTQWTVFEPNDQLLWGAIRRDVSNFLTVVWRDGALFGLAPGDAFYVKCDEELNPAASRDLGRLIIEIGIAPVKPAEFVIFRISQWSGPGA is encoded by the coding sequence TTGCCAGAGTATCTTTCACCCGGCGTGTACATGGAGGAGGTCGATCGCGGCCCCAAGCCTATTGAGGGGGTTGGCACCGCAATGGCCTGCTTCGTCGGTTTCACCGAGAAGGCGCAGTTGTCCGAGCGCGTTAGCGGCGATCTGGTCACGCGCGATCTGCTGAACCGGCCCCAGTTGGTCACCAACTGGAGCCAGTACGCCGAGCGCTTCGGCGGTTTCGTCGATGGCGCTTACACGCCGCACGCGGTCTACGGCTACTTCCTGAACGGCGGCAGCCGCTGCTACGTTGTCAGCGTGCGCACGATTCCCCGCGCGCAGGCCGCCCTGCTCGGCAGCGACGGCAAGCCGCAGTTGCTCGTCCGCGCCAAAACAGCGGGCTTCGGCGGCGCCAAGCTGCGTGTGTCCGTTACGGGCGCGACGCAGGTCGCCGCGCCTGCCGCGGACAAGAAGCCCGCAGCAGCGAAAGGCAAAGAAGGCGACGGCCCCGACACACCGCCCGCTCCGGCCGCGCCGGCTGCCGGCGGCGGCGGCTTCACTCTGACGGTTGAGCGCGAGCGCTCGGGCGGCGGCTGGCGCGCCGAGGAGACGCTGAAGGACATCGCGCTCGGCGAAGTGACGCGCGAAGACGGCAGCAAGGGCATCGCGGTGATGTACAAAGATAACCGCGGCTCGTCGCTGGTCGACGTCATTGTACCGGACAACGCGACAGCCGTCGCCAGCCTGTACCCGCGCGAGCAGAGCCAGACGCTTTCGATTGAAGCCAACCTCCTGCCGGCCCCGGCCCTCTCGGAGTTCCAGGGCAACGTCGAGGAGCGCACGGGCATCGAAGGGCTCGAAGAGCTCGACGATGTGACGATGGTCTGCGTGCCGGACCTGATGACGAGCATGCCCGGCCAGAAGCTGGACCTGAACATGGTCAAGGGCGTGCAGACGGCCATGATCGCGCACTGCGAGCGCATGCACGACCGCGTCGCCATCATCGATCCGCCGCCCGGCATGTCGCCGCAGGCGATCAAGAAGTGGCGCATGGACACGGCCGGCTATGATTCGTCCTACGCGACGCTGTACTACCCGTGGGTCGAGATCATGGATCCGCTGACCAGCCAGCCGCGGCAGATTCCGCCCAGCGGCCACATGGCCGGCATCTGGGCGCGCAGCGACAACACACGCGGCGTCCACAAGGCGCCCGCCAATGAAGTCGTGCGCGGCGCGACCGGCCTCGCCTACAACATGACCAAGGGCGAGCAGGACACGCTCAATCCCAACGGTGTCAACTGCATTCGCGCCTTCCCCGGCATGGGTATCCGCGTCTGGGGCGCGCGCACGCTGGCCAGCAACCCGTCGTGGCGGTACCTGAACGTACGCCGCCTGTTCAACTTCGTCGAGAAGTCGATCGAGCGCGGCACGCAGTGGACGGTCTTCGAGCCGAACGACCAGTTGCTGTGGGGCGCCATTCGCCGCGACGTGTCGAACTTCCTGACCGTCGTCTGGCGCGACGGCGCGCTGTTCGGCCTCGCGCCGGGCGACGCGTTCTACGTCAAGTGCGACGAGGAACTGAATCCGGCGGCCTCGCGCGACCTCGGCCGGTTGATCATCGAGATCGGCATCGCGCCCGTCAAGCCGGCCGAATTCGTGATCTTCCGCATCAGCCAGTGGTCCGGCCCCGGCGCATAG
- a CDS encoding phage tail protein: MAKNTGRDSDPIPSFSFVLDFQGTISGAFSEVGGIGSENEVIEAKNVGQKGQEYIVKVPGRLKWTEITLKRGITDTMDMWEWRMSVEQGAMAKARKNCSITMYDRNFKPAARWDLVNAWPSKITGPSVKSDSNEFGVEEMVLQHEGMKRVSV, from the coding sequence ATGGCAAAGAACACAGGGCGCGATAGCGATCCGATTCCGAGTTTTTCGTTCGTGCTCGATTTCCAGGGCACCATCAGCGGCGCGTTCTCGGAGGTCGGCGGCATCGGATCGGAGAACGAGGTCATCGAGGCCAAGAACGTGGGACAGAAGGGCCAGGAGTACATCGTCAAGGTGCCGGGCCGCTTGAAGTGGACGGAAATCACGCTCAAGCGCGGCATCACGGACACGATGGACATGTGGGAGTGGCGGATGTCCGTCGAGCAGGGCGCCATGGCTAAGGCGCGCAAGAACTGCTCGATCACGATGTATGACCGCAATTTCAAACCGGCGGCGCGCTGGGACCTGGTCAACGCCTGGCCGTCGAAGATCACCGGACCGAGCGTCAAGTCGGACAGCAACGAATTCGGCGTCGAGGAAATGGTCTTGCAGCACGAAGGCATGAAGCGCGTGTCGGTCTAG
- a CDS encoding phage tail assembly protein, with translation MAQQTEFEFELPVGFTDADGNLHRRGVMRMATAMDEIAPLRDVRVRSNQAYLAVVLLARVITQLGTLTSVPTTVIENLYVADLAYLQALYRRINEDGKSIISLTCPHCQNSHEVDLADLGGS, from the coding sequence ATGGCACAACAAACGGAGTTCGAGTTCGAGTTGCCGGTCGGATTCACCGACGCAGACGGCAACCTCCACCGCCGCGGAGTGATGCGCATGGCGACCGCCATGGACGAGATCGCCCCGCTGCGCGACGTGCGCGTGCGTTCCAACCAGGCGTATCTCGCGGTCGTGCTTTTGGCGCGCGTGATCACCCAGCTCGGTACGCTGACCAGCGTGCCGACAACGGTGATCGAGAACCTGTATGTCGCCGATCTGGCGTACCTGCAGGCGCTCTATCGCCGCATTAACGAGGATGGCAAGAGCATCATCAGCCTAACCTGCCCCCACTGTCAGAATTCGCATGAGGTCGACCTAGCCGACCTGGGGGGATCGTAG